A DNA window from Hoplias malabaricus isolate fHopMal1 chromosome 5, fHopMal1.hap1, whole genome shotgun sequence contains the following coding sequences:
- the LOC136696235 gene encoding growth/differentiation factor 11-like isoform X1, with translation MARYNFLLCLTVLIGLELSGSDEPSLPIPPSLHNQNQGLSQSHHHPHPHPQDQDQDQEQDQEQDLHSRVSLIDVEESGECSACVWREQSKVLRLETIKSQILSKLRLKQAPNISREVVKQLLPKAPPLQQLLDQHDFQGDASPHDEFVEADEYHATTESVITMASEPEPIVQVDGKPSCCFFKFSPKLMFTKVLKAQLWVYLRPLQQTSTVYLQILRLKPVTEQGSRHIRIRSLKIELNSRSGYWQSIDFKHVLQNWFKQPHTNWGIDINAFDESGNDLAVTSLRPGEEGLQPFLEVKVLETTKRSRRNLGLDCDEHSTESRCCRYPLTVDFEAFGWDWIIAPKRYKANYCSGQCEYMFMQKYPHTHLVQHANPRGSAGPCCTPTKMSPINMLYFNDKQQIIHGKIPGMVVDRCGCS, from the exons ATGGCAAGGTACAACTTTCTGCTGTGTCTCACAGTTCTAATCGGTTTAGAGCTCTCCGGGAGTGATGAGCCCAGTCTACCAATTCCTCCATCGCTCCACAACCAGAACCAGGGCCTGAGCCAGAGTCAtcaccatcctcatcctcatcctcaggaccaggaccaggaccaggaGCAGGACCAGGAACAGGACCTCCATTCCCGCGTGTCCCTGATTGACGTGGAGGAATCGGGCGAGTGCTCCGCATGCGTGTGGCGCGAGCAGAGCAAAGTGCTGCGCCTGGAGACCATCAAGTCCCAGATCCTGAGCAAGCTGCGGCTCAAGCAGGCGCCCAACATCAGTCGCGAGGTGGTGAAGCAGCTGCTGCCCAAAGCGCCGCCGCTGCAGCAGCTCTTGGATCAGCACGATTTCCAAGGCGACGCATCCCCGCATGATGAGTTTGTAGAGGCAGATGAGTACCACGCCACTACAGAGTCCGTCATCACCATGGCCTCTGAGC CGGAGCCTATAGTTCAAGTTGATGGGAAGCCCAGCTGCTGTTTCTTTAAGTTCAGTCCCAAGCTGATGTTCACTAAGGTGCTGAAAGCTCAGCTGTGGGTTTACCTCCGTCCTCTTCAGCAGACCTCCACAGTTTACCTCCAGATTCTTCGATTAAAGCCCGTCACAGAGCAGGGGAGTAGGCACATCCGCATCCGCTCCCTGAAGATTGAACTGAACTCACGCTCGGGTTACTGGCAGAGCATCGACTTCAAGCACGTCCTGCAGAACTGGTTCAAACAGCCGCACACAAACTGGGGCATTGACATAAACGCATTTGATGAGAGTGGAAATGACCTCGCAGTGACCTCTCTTAGGCCTGGAGAAGAAGGGCTG CAGCCGTTCCTGGAGGTGAAGGTTCTGGAGACGACCAAGCGTTCGAGGAGGAACTTGGGTCTGGACTGTGACGAACACTCGACCGAATCTCGCTGCTGCCGTTACCCACTCACGGTGGACTTCGAGGCGTTCGGATGGGACTGGATCATCGCTCCCAAGCGCTACAAAGCCAACTACTGCTCGGGTCAGTGCGAGTACATGTTCATGCAGAAGtatccacacactcacctggtgcAGCACGCCAACCCACGAGGCTCAGCCGGCCCCTGCTGCACCCCCACCAAGATGTCCCCCATAAACATGCTCTACTTCAACGACAAGCAGCAGATCATTCATGGCAAGATCCCGGGGATGGTGGTGGACCGCTGTGGCTGTTCTTAG
- the LOC136696235 gene encoding growth/differentiation factor 11-like isoform X2 — protein MARYNFLLCLTVLIGLELSGSDEPSLPIPPSLHNQNQGLSQSHHHPHPHPQDQDQDQEQDQEQDLHSRVSLIDVEESGECSACVWREQSKVLRLETIKSQILSKLRLKQAPNISREVVKQLLPKAPPLQQLLDQHDFQGDASPHDEFVEADEYHATTESVITMASEPEPIVQVDGKPSCCFFKFSPKLMFTKVLKAQLWVYLRPLQQTSTVYLQILRLKPVTEQGSRHIRIRSLKIELNSRSGYWQSIDFKHVLQNWFKQPHTNWGIDINAFDESGNDLAVTSLRPGEEGLPFLEVKVLETTKRSRRNLGLDCDEHSTESRCCRYPLTVDFEAFGWDWIIAPKRYKANYCSGQCEYMFMQKYPHTHLVQHANPRGSAGPCCTPTKMSPINMLYFNDKQQIIHGKIPGMVVDRCGCS, from the exons ATGGCAAGGTACAACTTTCTGCTGTGTCTCACAGTTCTAATCGGTTTAGAGCTCTCCGGGAGTGATGAGCCCAGTCTACCAATTCCTCCATCGCTCCACAACCAGAACCAGGGCCTGAGCCAGAGTCAtcaccatcctcatcctcatcctcaggaccaggaccaggaccaggaGCAGGACCAGGAACAGGACCTCCATTCCCGCGTGTCCCTGATTGACGTGGAGGAATCGGGCGAGTGCTCCGCATGCGTGTGGCGCGAGCAGAGCAAAGTGCTGCGCCTGGAGACCATCAAGTCCCAGATCCTGAGCAAGCTGCGGCTCAAGCAGGCGCCCAACATCAGTCGCGAGGTGGTGAAGCAGCTGCTGCCCAAAGCGCCGCCGCTGCAGCAGCTCTTGGATCAGCACGATTTCCAAGGCGACGCATCCCCGCATGATGAGTTTGTAGAGGCAGATGAGTACCACGCCACTACAGAGTCCGTCATCACCATGGCCTCTGAGC CGGAGCCTATAGTTCAAGTTGATGGGAAGCCCAGCTGCTGTTTCTTTAAGTTCAGTCCCAAGCTGATGTTCACTAAGGTGCTGAAAGCTCAGCTGTGGGTTTACCTCCGTCCTCTTCAGCAGACCTCCACAGTTTACCTCCAGATTCTTCGATTAAAGCCCGTCACAGAGCAGGGGAGTAGGCACATCCGCATCCGCTCCCTGAAGATTGAACTGAACTCACGCTCGGGTTACTGGCAGAGCATCGACTTCAAGCACGTCCTGCAGAACTGGTTCAAACAGCCGCACACAAACTGGGGCATTGACATAAACGCATTTGATGAGAGTGGAAATGACCTCGCAGTGACCTCTCTTAGGCCTGGAGAAGAAGGGCTG CCGTTCCTGGAGGTGAAGGTTCTGGAGACGACCAAGCGTTCGAGGAGGAACTTGGGTCTGGACTGTGACGAACACTCGACCGAATCTCGCTGCTGCCGTTACCCACTCACGGTGGACTTCGAGGCGTTCGGATGGGACTGGATCATCGCTCCCAAGCGCTACAAAGCCAACTACTGCTCGGGTCAGTGCGAGTACATGTTCATGCAGAAGtatccacacactcacctggtgcAGCACGCCAACCCACGAGGCTCAGCCGGCCCCTGCTGCACCCCCACCAAGATGTCCCCCATAAACATGCTCTACTTCAACGACAAGCAGCAGATCATTCATGGCAAGATCCCGGGGATGGTGGTGGACCGCTGTGGCTGTTCTTAG